A single genomic interval of Oxyura jamaicensis isolate SHBP4307 breed ruddy duck chromosome 26, BPBGC_Ojam_1.0, whole genome shotgun sequence harbors:
- the LOC118178412 gene encoding receptor-type tyrosine-protein phosphatase V-like — translation MRTVPGMPTSRATPAPMRPPLLPLLVLWVPRLLGTLAEGEGCNRTARAGAEGQDAPGDRGMLLNLSVSDRGRSDSLLLSWDEPEGGAEGYSLALSSLGSVTVLQNGSAGPNATSFWFHGLTPGMYYEIEVTATLPCMGTARETVTAQTSPSPVRNLTLSSSGSSAVLHASWEQASGQRDGYHLALYHGDSQTLVRNVSVLPNASTFLFDGLLAGSEYALKVSTLAGPSQASTSIHQWTAPSIPTQLRLSPGSSTSLLASWAGAGGAAWLHLVLRNLLTQTVTKTLSAKRGLTSYTFQHLHPGTQYWLGLSAVAGPYTAEGPNATAWTYPLSPTNVTLSNAEEQSSLQAHWSTPAGERDFYLVTLREAEDGAPARNISVGGDSGHVTFHGLSPGKQYSVQVTAVAGPYRASAHSAAAWTQPLAPSGVSLSSRGSPYSLLASWEEAMGEGYLLVLGPVEHPGENSSLLRGVTNFTYEGLRPGTLYTFEVSTVAGPYTSAPRRITNWTHPLPPEQLTLSSRGHSTSLQASWRAAPAGNTGYAGTLRETKSQEQVGNMSVGNNWTNVTFEDLVPGRQYTLEMAALAGPYRSSVRSATEWTYPLAPSGVTLTNSRRPLGLSAFWDKAAGDVDQFHLQLYSKSHPMQRNISVGPNTHNFTFLGLSPGIQYFLKVTVLAGPYRSSSHFATEWTYPLSLANVSAQPGRSPQELHVSWVESGGGRDHLVQLSVAESLSIIRNVSVPRGVTHLDLEGLVPGSRYRVEIISQAGPHRTSSQTAIGYTVPLPPLSLSASPVSTAWALAVHWETPPGQRDGYRLSVHEEGSSSPARNLEAGKDNTNITLGRLAPGTCYLVGIWAVAGPYRSLPRNTSGCTVPAAPTNLSLTNPGSSSELHAWWNKPPGRRDHYRAVLYSLTSRSRERVQTLSQDAQNVTWTHLEAGSKFAVQVFAVKGSFEASSTNVTQWTYPLAPANFTLSSPSASALRASWAATGHGAEGYVVELHDTASSSRAGHTVLAGDARSHTFKNLNPGTRYSGVARATAGPYYTSTPNLTHCTRPLPPISVHWLSTGHPDRLSMSWEAAAGGRDGYTLTLYHTRLGTVAATASVGRDTHNFTFTGLAPGCQYSLEASATAGPYQAAAPNVSGWTRPLPPAAVRLLSTGHPDRLSASWGAVAGGRDGYTLTLHHARLGTVAATASVGRDTHNFTFTGLAPGSKYVLEVVSVAGPYRTPAGNVSNWTHPLAPQNVYMTNQGYPNRLSVSWRAEPHGQDGYRLLLYHSGSGILAANTSVGKGTSKFTFSGLAPGHKYLLEVVSMAGPYAASAENISDWTIPSVPKNLSAVAEGNNTMLISWDSVPGQQDDCQLWLRVPRNGSLPSRHALTKGQVQHLLQGLVPGRNYSVSLSCVAGPYWSSTKPLAVPMEPNPVEDVQCLPESRSLFLNWTSSPGDVEAYEVVTERLSNRAPASKYIMSVPMSTARLEGLSPDSSYRITVSTVGMNAMRSRAVPLLCNTTAEALPPPLRADIFQVEASSTVVISSDLFSEENGQIEYYGVVATTNDSLLRPTQETMSSTWYDHYYGTEDSYLAVLIPNPFHPSPRRSPETWRVPVGTEECGQSRATCNGKLKANEQYRFSIAAFTKYDPVAPAVSFTTFSAAQGVDATPLPMPVIAGIVVGFLLTLTAIFALVYWKQLRARRTQKNSLPQEMVTYSLRNVHRPIPIQNFKQYYEMKTASGNHAFFQEFEELKEVGKEQLKVEAELPANVSKNRYPHVLPYDHSRVKLSQLGEDPHSDYINANFMPGYTSQQEFIVTQGPLKKTIEDFWRLVWEQNVCNIIMLTVCMENGRVLCDHYWPSESAPISYGQVRVHLLAQSSSDEWTSREFKLWHEGLQAERHVSHLHYTAWPDHGIPESTTSIMAFRELVRERIQSTKDAGPTLVHCSAGVGRSGTFIALDRLLQQMKQEKMVDTFGVVYTLRMNRYQMIQTLSQYVFLHSCILDKILEEPLLGLSGTETSCPIPLKSFAQHYAQNAAKSNTGFLREYETLLEVVKEEASSATPSSGNQQTRPSASILPYDRSRVKFSLLEQGPFSGLLQAWRIPGCSSGRDYLAVQGPDKLTMEDFWTLVWEQDVHTILTLLPWQEKGEVPDDACWPLEGDSLCTKVLTIQCGTEKPVSGWRCTQLKVKHEKKGKERQVQQFLYTLWSSAKQPDVQGLAELLAAVRRCVPSRKRAGPLLLHCSGGVSQMGTLISLDCLLHQLKTERVVDVYGVTLQLTRSCCLMTPTLDQYMFLYTCMRDIIAQKQP, via the exons ATGAGGACCGTGCCGGGGATGCCCACCAGCAGAG CCACCCCGGCCCCGATGAGACCACCGCTTCTGCCACTGCTCGTCCTGTGGGTGCCGCGGCTCCTGGGAACCCTGGCAGAG GGCGAGGGATGCAATCGGACAGCGCGGGCAGGGGCAGAGGGACAGGATGCACCCGGTGACAGAG GGATGCTCCTGAACCTCAGTGTGAGTGACCGTGGCCGCTCGGactccctccttctctcctggGATGAGCCGGAGGGGGGTGCCGAGGGATATTCGCTTGCCCTCTCCTCCCTGGGGTCGGTCACAGTGCTGCAGAATGGATCTGCGGGACCCAACGCCACCAGTTTCTGGTTCCACGGGCTGACCCCTGGCATGTACTACGAGATCGAGGTGACAGCCACGCTTCCCTGCATGGGCACCGCCAGGGAGACGGTCACAGCGCAGACAA GTCCCTCACCCGTCCGCAACCTGACCCTGAGCAGCAGCGGGAGCTCGGCCGTGCTGCACGCCTCCTGGGAGCAGGCCAGCGGGCAGCGGGACGGCTACCACCTTGCCCTCTACCACGGCGATTCCCAGACACTCGTGAGAAATGTGTCCGTCCTGCCAAACGCCTCCACCTTCCTGTTCGATGGGCTGCTGGCCGGCAGCGAGTACGCCCTGAAGGTCAGCACGCTGGCTGGACCCAGCCAGGCCAGCACCAGTATCCACCAGTGGACAG caccctccatCCCCACCCAGTTGAGGCTCAGCCCCGGCTCCAGCACCAGCCTCTTGGCTTCCTGGGCGGGCGCTGGGGGGGCCGCCTGGCTGCACCTCGTGCTCCGCAACCTCCTCACGCAGACGGTAACCAAGACCCTGTCGGCCAAGAGAGGTCTCACCAGCTACACCTTCCAGCACCTCCACCCCGGCACCCAGTACTGGCTGGGGCTGAGCGCCGTGGCCGGGCCCTACACCGCGGAGGGGCCCAACGCCACAGCCTGGACGT aCCCCCTGAGCCCCACCAACGTGACCCTGAGCAatgcagaggagcagagctccTTGCAGGCCCACTGGAGCACCCCGGCTGGAGAGAGGGATTTCTACCTGGTGACGCTGCGGGAGGCAGAGGACGGCGCTCCGGCCAGGAACATCTCCGTCGGGGGAGACAGCGGTCACGTCACTTTCCACGGGCTGAGCCCTGGCAAGCAATACTCTGTCCAGGTGACAGCGGTGGCTGGCCCTTACCGGGCTTCTGCCCACAGTGCAGCAGCCTGGACAC AGCCACTGGCACCGTCGGGCGTGAGCCTGTCCAGCCGGGGCAGCCCCTACAGCCTGCTAGCCAGCTGGGAGGAGGCCATGGGAGAGGGCTACCTGCTGGTCCTCGGCCCCGTGGAGCACCCGGGAGAGAACAGCTCGCTGCTCAGAGGTGTCACCAACTTCACCTATGAGGGCCTGCGTCCTGGGACCCTCTACACCTTTGAGGTCAGCACTGTGGCTGGCCCCTACACATCCGCACCCCGGCGCATCACCAACTGGACAC ATCCTTTGCCCCCGGAGCAGCTGACCCTCAGCAGTCGGGGCCACAGCACCTCTCTGCAAGCctcctggagagcagctcctgctggcaaCACCGGCTACGCAGGCACCCTCCGGGAAACCAAATCCCAGGAGCAGGTCGGGAACATGTCTGTGGGGAACAACTGGACAAACGTCACCTTCGAGGACCTGGTCCCGGGGCGACAGTATACACTGGAGATGGCTGCTCTGGCTGGGCCTTACAGATCCAGCGTGCGATCGGCGACGGAGTGGACAT ATCCACTGGCTCCATCTGGCGTGACCCTGACCAACTCCCGGCGCCCACTGGGACTCTCAGCCTTCTGGGACAAGGCTGCCGGTGATGTGGACCAGTTCCACCTCCAGCTCTACAGCAAGAGCCATCCGATGCAGAGGAACATCTCCGTGGGGCCAAACACCCACAACTTCACCTTCCTGGGGCTGTCCCCTGGCATTCAGTACTTCCTGAAGGTGACGGTCCTCGCTGGCCCGTACAGGTCCTCATCACACTTTGCCACCGAGTGGACAT ATCCCCTGTCTCTGGCTAATGTGAGCGCGCAGCCTGGCCGGAGTCCCCAGGAGCTGCACGTGAGCTGGGTGGAGTCAGGCGGAGGCAGAGACCACTTGGTACAGCTCTCGGTGGCTGAGTCCCTGTCCATCATCAGGAATGTGTCTGTCCCCCGCGGAGTCACCCATCTTGACCTGGAGGGGCTGGTGCCGGGGTCCCGATACCGGGTGGAGATCATTTCACAGGCTGGGCCTCACCGCACCTCCTCTCAGACTGCCATCGGCTACACGG TCCCACTACCTCCCCTGTCCCTGTCAGCAAGCCCTGTCAGCACTGCCTGGGCTCTGGCTGTGCACTGGGAGACTCCTCCCGGGCAGAGGGATGGCTACCGGCTCAGCGTGCACGAGGAGGGCTCGTCCTCACCGGCAAGGAACCTGGAAGCAGGGAAGGACAACACCAACATCACCCTGGGGCGGCTGGCACCAGGGACTTGCTACCTTGTTGGGATCTGGGCAGTAGCTGGCCCCTACCGCTCCCTCCCCAGGAACACCTCTGGGTGCACAG TTCCTGCTGCTCCGACAAACCTGAGCCTTACCAACCCAGGCAGCTCCTCGGAGCTTCACGCATGGTGGAACAAGCCCCCCGGCAGGAGGGACCACTACCGTGCTGTTCTGTACAGCCTCACCTCCCGGAGCAGGGAGCGGGTCCAGACCTTGAGTCAGGATGCCCAGAACGTTACCTGGACTCACCTGGAGGCAGGCAGCAAGTTTGCTGTGCAGGTCTTTGCTGTGAAAGGCTCCTTCGAAGCCTCCTCCACCAACGTCACCCAGTGGACGT atccCTTGGCCCCTGCCAACTTCACCCTGAGCAGCCCCTCTGCCTCAGCACTGCGGGCTTCCTGGGCAGCCACGGGGCACGGAGCAGAGGGCTACGTGGTGGAGCTCCACGACACAGCCTCCAGCAGTCGTGCTGGGCACACGGTGCTGGCTGGGGATGCCAGGAGCCACACCTTCAAAAACCTGAACCCCGGCACCCGCTACAGCGGGGTGGCGAGAGCCACTGCTGGGCCCTACTACACCAGCACCCCAAACCTCACCCACTGCACAC gccCACTGCCCCCCATTTCTGTGCACTGGCTGAGCACGGGGCACCCCGACAGGCTGAGCATGTCCTGGGAAGCTGCGGCCGGGGGGCGAGACGGCTACACGCTGACCCTGTACCACACCAGGCTGGGCACCGTGGCAGCTACGGCCTCAGTTGGGAGAGACACCCACAACTTCACCTTCACGGGCCTGGCCCCAGGGTGCCAGTACTCCCTGGAGGCCAGTGCCACGGCCGGACCAtaccaggcagcagcacccaacGTCAGTGGCTGGACAC GCCCGCTGCCCCCGGCTGCTGTCCGCTTGCTGAGCACGGGGCACCCCGACAGGCTGAGCGCGTCCTGGGGAGCCGTGGCCGGGGGGCGAGATGGCTACACACTGACCCTGCACCACGCCAGGCTGGGCACCGTGGCAGCTACGGCCTCAGTTGGGAGAGACACCCACAACTTCACCTTCACGGGCCTGGCCCCAGGAAGCAAGTATGTGCTGGAGGTGGTCTCCGTAGCTGGGCCCTACCGGACACCTGCAGGGAACGTCAGCAACTGGACGC ATCCCCTGGCACCCCAAAATGTGTACATGACGAACCAAGGGTATCCCAACAGGCTGAGCGTGTCCTGGAGAGCCGAACCCCACGGACAAGACGGTTACAGGCTCCTCCTGTATCACTCGGGATCGGGTATTTTGGCAGCCAACACATCTGTTGGGAAAGGCACCAGCAAATTCACCTTTTCTGGCCTGGCTCCGGGACACAAATACCTGCTGGAAGTGGTGTCCATGGCAGGGCCCTACGCAGCCTCCGCAGAGAACATCAGCGACTGGACAA TCCCCTCAGTTCCCAAAAACCTCTCTGCGGTGGCGGAAGGGAACAACACGATGCTCATCTCCTGGGACAGTGTCCCTGGCCAGCAGGACGACTGCCAGCTGTGGCTGCGGGTCCCCAGGAACGGCTCGCTGCCCTCACGGCACGCTCTTACCAAAGGACAAGTCCAGCACCTCttgcaggggctggtgccagggAGGAACTACTCCGTCTCCTTGAGCTGCGTGGCCGGGCCCTACTGGAGCAGCACCAAGCCCTTGGCGGTGCCGATGG AGCCAAACCCAGTGGAGGATGTGCAATGCCTACCGGAGTCCAGGAGCCTTTTTTTGAACTGGACCAGCTCTCCGGGAGACGTGGAGGCTTATGAGGTGGTGACAGAGAGACTCTCCAACAGAGCCCCCGCCTCCAAGTACATCATGAGCGTTCCTATGAGCACGGCCAGGCTGGAGGGGCTGAGCCCAGACTCTTCGTACCGAATCACGGTCAGCACAGTGGGCATGAATGCCATGAGGAGCCGGGctgtgcctctgctctgcaacaCAACAGCGGAGG ccctgccgCCACCCCTGCGAGCAGACATCTTCCAGGTAGAGGCCAGCTCCACAGTCGTCATTTCATCCGACCTGTTCAGCGAGGAGAATGGCCAAATCGAGTACTATGGCGTCGTCGCTACCACTAATGATTCAC TGCTGAGGCCCACCCAGGAAACCATGTCCAGCACGTGGTATGACCACTACTACGGGACGGAGGACTCCTACCTGGCTGTGCTCATCCCCAATCCCTTCCACCCGAGCCCCAGGAGATCCCCTGAAACCTGGCGAGTGCCAGTGGGAACAGAGGAGTGTGGCCAGTCCAGGGCAACGTGCAACGGGAAGCTGAAAGCCAACGAGCAGTACAG GTTCAGCATCGCTGCCTTCACCAAGTACGACCCAGTGGCCCCTGCAGTGTCGTTCACCACATTTTCAG CTGCTCAAGGTGTGGATGCAACGCCGCTCCCAATGCCAGTAATAGCTGGAATCGTCGTGGGATTTCTCTTGACGCTCACAGCCATTTTTGCTCTGGTCTACTGGAAGCAGCTCAGGGCGAGGAG AACACAGAAGAACAGCCTGCCCCAGGAAATGGTGACCTACAGCTTGAG AAATGTCCACCGGCCAATTCCCATACAGAACTTCAAGCAGTACTATGAGATGAAGACAGCAAGTGGTAACCACGCTTTTTTCCAGGAGTTTGAG GAGCTGAAGGAAGTTGGGAAGGAGCAACTGAAGGTGGAGGCCGAGCTGCCAGCCAACGTCTCCAAGAACAGATACCCACATGTGCTGCCCT ATGATCACTCTCGGGTCAAGTTGAGCCAGCTGGGGGAGGATCCGCACTCAGACTACATCAATGCCAACTTCATGCCT GGCTACACATCCCAGCAGGAGTTCATTGTCACCCAGGGGCccctgaaaaaaacaatagaGGACTTCTGGAGGCTGGTGTGGGAGCAGAACGTCTGCAACATCATCATGCTGACGGTGTGCATGGAGAACGGGCGG GTCCTCTGTGATCATTACTGGCCTTCCGAATCCGCCCCCATCTCCTACGGGCAGGTGCGTGTCCACCTGCTGGCGCAGAGCAGCTCTGATGAGTGGACCTCGCGCGAGTTCAAGCTGTGGCAC GAGGGCCTCCAGGCAGAGCGGCACGTGTCCCACCTACACTACACAGCCTGGCCCGACCACGGCATCCCAGAGTCCACGACGTCCATTATGGCCTTCAGGGAGCTGGTCCGGGAGCGCATCCAGAGCACCAAGGACGCAGGGCCGACCCTCGTGCACTGCAG TGCTGGGGTGGGCCGCAGCGGTACCTTCATCGCCTTGGAccggctgctgcagcagatgaAGCAGGAGAAGATGGTGGACACCTTTGGCGTGGTTTACACCTTGCGGATGAACCGCTACCAGATGATTCAGACGCTG TCCCAGTATGTCTTCCTGCACAGCTGTATCCTGGACAAGATCTTGGAGGAACCACTCCTGGGTTTATCAGGGACAGAGAC GTCCTGCCCCATCCCCCTGAAAAGCTTTGCACAGCACTACGCCCAGAATGCAGCCAAGTCCAACACGGGCTTCCTGAGGGAGTATGAG ACCCTCCTAGAGGTTGTCAAGGAGGAAGCCAGCTCTGCGACACCATCTTCAGGCAACCAGCAGACGCGGCCCTCTGCCAGCATCCTGCCAT ATGATCGCTCCAGGGTGAAGTTCTCCCTGCTGGAACAGGGCCCTTTCTCAGGTCTCCTGCAGGCGTGGCGCATCCCG ggctgcagctccggcagAGACTATCTGGCTGTGCAGGGGCCTGACAAGCTGACCATGGAGGACTTCTGGACCCTGGTGTGGGAGCAGGACGTTCACACCATCCTAACGCTTCTGCCGTggcaggagaagggggag GTCCCAGATGACGCGTGCTGGCCCCTGGAAGGAGACTCTCTCTGCACAAAGGTGCTGACCATCCAGTGTGGCACCGAGAAGCCTGTCTCGGGATGGAGGTGTACCCAGCTCAAAGTGAAACAC gagaagaaaggaaaggagaggcagGTGCAACAGTTCCTGTACACGCTGTGGAGCAGCGCGAAGCAGCCAGACGTCCAGGGCCTGGCGGAGCTCCTGGCTGCAGTCAGACGGTGCGTGCCCAGCCGCAAGAGAGCCGGTCCTCTCCTTCTGCACTGCAG TGGTGGCGTGAGCCAAATGGGGACGTTGAT